One Terriglobia bacterium DNA segment encodes these proteins:
- a CDS encoding type 1 glutamine amidotransferase, which yields MTRRNLAGIRVAILATHGVEQSELTEPRKALEEAGAETTLIAPKRGKIQAMKHGEKAMQFDVDLTLDEANPSRFDAVLLPGGALNADALRAEPRAKELVRRIDEAGKPIAVICHGAWLLVSAGLVRRRTLTSYRSIQDDIRNAGGHWMDKEVVRDRNWISSRETADLPAFNRAMLVLFGERWLIRELPIVMGGLIPVSIATPASRQ from the coding sequence ATGACGAGAAGAAATTTAGCAGGCATTCGCGTCGCGATTCTGGCGACCCATGGAGTGGAGCAGTCGGAGCTGACGGAGCCGCGCAAGGCGTTGGAAGAAGCCGGGGCCGAGACCACACTGATCGCACCGAAGCGAGGAAAGATCCAGGCGATGAAGCACGGCGAGAAAGCCATGCAGTTCGACGTGGACCTGACCCTCGATGAGGCGAATCCCAGCCGGTTCGACGCCGTATTACTTCCGGGGGGCGCATTGAATGCGGATGCGCTGCGGGCTGAACCCCGGGCGAAGGAGTTGGTGCGCCGTATCGACGAGGCCGGGAAACCGATTGCAGTGATCTGCCACGGGGCGTGGCTGCTGGTCTCGGCGGGCCTGGTCCGCAGACGCACCCTGACCAGTTACCGCTCGATTCAAGATGATATCCGCAATGCCGGCGGGCATTGGATGGACAAGGAAGTGGTTCGCGACCGCAACTGGATCAGCAGCCGGGAGACTGCGGACCTCCCCGCCTTCAACCGTGCCATGCTCGTGCTTTTCGGCGAGCGCTGGCTGATCCGCGAGCTCCCGATCGTGATGGGAGGGTTGATCCCAGTGTCTATCGCGACACCGGCTTCCAGGCAATGA